In Thalassophryne amazonica chromosome 14, fThaAma1.1, whole genome shotgun sequence, one DNA window encodes the following:
- the LOC117525039 gene encoding mitochondrial chaperone BCS1 yields the protein MPLSDFVDGLKDNPYFGAGFGLVGVGTALALARKGAQVGMIFFRRHYMITLEVPSKDKSYHWLLSWITRHAKHTQHLSVETSYQAHESGRVHTQFDFHPSPGNHLIWYGRKWIRVERTREKQMIDLHTGTPWESVTFTALGRDRRIFFNILQEARELALKQEEGRTVMYTAMGAEWRPFGFPRRRRPLSSVVLEAGVADRIVDDVKEFIGNPKWYTNRGIPYRRGYLLYGPPGCGKSSFITALAGDLGYSICLMSLSDRSLSDDRLNHLLSVAPQQSIILLEDVDAAFVSRELLPTENPLAYQGMGRLTFSGLLNSLDGVASSEARIVFMTTNFIDRLDAALIRPGRVDLKQYIGHCSHWQLTQMFQRFYPDEPASEGQRFAEQALAAHSEISAAQVQGHFLLHKTDPAASIENVAKLKE from the exons ATGCCTCTGTCAGACTTTGTGGACGGCCTGAAGGACAACCCTTACTTTGGGGCGGGTTTTGGACTGGTGGGAGTTGGGACTGCCTTGGCTCTGGCCAGGAAAGGAGCCCAGGTGGGAATGATTTTCTTCCGCAGACACTACATGATCACTCTGGAGGTCCCCAGCAAGGACAAGAGCTACCACTGGCTGCTGAGCTGGATCACAAGGCACGCCAAGCACACCCAGCACCTGAGCGTGGAGACCTCATACCAGGCCCATGAAAGTGGACGGGTCCACACCCAGTTTGACTTCCACCCGAGTCCTGGCAACCACTTAATTTG GTATGGGAGGAAGTGGATCAGGGTGGAAAGGACCAGAGAAAAGCAGATGATAGATCTCCACACTGGAACACCGTGGGAGTCGGTTACCTTTACCGCTCTGGGCAGAGATCGCCGAATCTTCTTCAATATCTTACAAGAAG CAAGAGAGCTGGCCCTGAAGCAGGAAGAGGGCCGGACGGTGATGTACACAGCCATGGGTGCAGAGTGGAGGCCTTTTGGATTTCCACGGCGGCGCAGGCCCCTGAGCTCTGTGGTGTTGGAGGCAGGCGTGGCTGACAGGATCGTAGATGATGTCAAGGAGTTCATCGGAAATCCAAAATGGTACACAAACAGAG GCATCCCCTACAGAAGAGGATACCTCCTCTACGGACCTCCAGGCTGTGGAAAGAGCAGCTTTAT AACTGCGCTGGCTGGTGACCTGGGCTACAGCATCTGTCTGATGAGTCTGAGCGACCGGAGCCTGTCAGATGACCGTCTGAACCACCTGCTGAGTGTGGCGCCGCAACAGAGCATCATACTGTTGGAGGATGTAGACGCAGCCTTTGTCAGCCGAGAACTGCTTCCGACTGAGA ATCCTTTGGCCTACCAGGGGATGGGAAGACTGACCTTCAGTGGACTGCTTAATTCTCTGGATGGTGTGGCTTCATCTGAGGCCAGAATAGTGTTCATGACCACTAACTTCATTGACAG GTTGGATGCAGCGCTGATCCGGCCCGGCCGTGTGGATCTGAAGCAGTATATTGGACATTGCTCCCACTGGCAGCTCACTCAGATGTTCCAGCGCTTCTACCCCGATGAGCCCGCCTCTGAGGGACAGCGCTTTGCAGAGCAGGCTTTGGCAGCCCATTCTGAGATCAGCGCGGCCCAGGTGCAAGGACACTTTTTGCTTCATAAAACAGATCCAGCAGCATCTATAGAGAATGTTGCCAAACTGAAAGAATGA